A stretch of DNA from Campylobacter concisus:
GCTTTTGCCTCATTTGCTAGTTCGTAGTAGCTTTTATGATTATTTTCGGTTTTTATGACAAGGCCCTTTTTTTCAAAAATTTCTATGCTTCTATAAAAAGTAGTTTTATTTGCATTAAGGCTTTCTAAAATTTCATCATAACTTAATGGAGTTTTGGCATTTTGCAAAATTTCAACGAGCTTTATGCGAAAAGTAGTTGCCTTGATACTATGCTCTTCTAAGAAATTTCTTTCATTCATCCTTGCCCTTTTTATTTTTTGTATATTAACGCTAAAAGTTTTAAATTTCATTTAAAAAGCACTATATTTAGGCTTTTGTTCTTTAAGTTGCAACCAAGTTGCAATCTGCTAAACTTCCGCAATATTTTTTCAAACAAAGGAGAGATGGTGAGAAAGATTTTTGTTTTTTTAGCAGTTTGCGCTTTGTCACTTTTTGCAAAGCCAGTTGTTACGACTAGTATATTGCCTACAAAA
This window harbors:
- a CDS encoding Fur family transcriptional regulator, whose protein sequence is MNERNFLEEHSIKATTFRIKLVEILQNAKTPLSYDEILESLNANKTTFYRSIEIFEKKGLVIKTENNHKSYYELANEAKAYFICDICHKVTNIDMPHLNVAKNIKSAVIKGVCDECDHE